In one Phycisphaerae bacterium genomic region, the following are encoded:
- a CDS encoding OmpA family protein produces the protein MIASGLRGTEAADPELAACCVLTTGTDQIVVRVDGAAAFEPFGAQLMPKTRQLLGRIAEALADGQTHLEIRGHAADGPFPPQAGFRDAMDLSYARARAVTDLLTESGIASDRVSITARAGQTPPLMEDQDNRPVSGRGIEIIVHAREPGVHAFNIAEKERAENG, from the coding sequence CGCCTGCTGTGTGCTGACCACCGGAACCGACCAGATCGTCGTTCGGGTGGATGGCGCCGCCGCTTTCGAGCCATTCGGGGCCCAGTTGATGCCTAAAACGCGCCAACTGCTCGGCCGGATCGCCGAGGCGCTCGCCGACGGACAGACCCACCTGGAAATCCGCGGTCACGCCGCGGATGGCCCGTTCCCTCCCCAAGCGGGCTTCCGTGACGCGATGGATCTGTCCTATGCCCGCGCCAGAGCGGTGACCGACCTGCTGACCGAGTCGGGCATCGCCTCCGATCGCGTCTCCATCACGGCACGCGCGGGCCAAACGCCACCCCTGATGGAAGATCAAGATAACCGCCCGGTATCGGGACGCGGAATTGAGATCATCGTGCACGCCCGGGAACCAGGTGTGCACGCCTTCAATATCGCCGAGAAAGAACGAGCAGAAAATGGGTGA